A region of the Gammaproteobacteria bacterium genome:
ATCACCGTCGCCCAGGCCTGGGCGGAAGCGTACAGCGCAGTCGACGCCGAAGTCGCCGTGGCGGTCTCGGGTGGCGGCTCCGGCACCGGTATCTCGGCGATGATCAACGGCACGGTGGACATCGCCAACTCGAGCCGCAAGATGACCTCGCGGGAGATCGAGGCGGCTCGCGCGAACGGCAACGATCCCGTAGAGCACCTTGTCGGCCACGACGCGCTGGCCGTGTACGTCCACCGCGACAATCCGGTGGGCCGGCTTACCCTGGACCAGCTGGCGGGCATCTACGGAGAGAACGGCACGATCGAGCGCTGGAGCCAGCTCGACGTTCAGGTGCCGGGGTGCGCATCGGACGAGATCGTCCGCGTCAGCCGACAGAACAACTCCGGCACCTTCGCGTATTTCCGCGAGGCGGTTCTCGACAACGAGGACTTCAAGCTCGGCTCCCACGACATGCACGGCTCGAAGGACGTGGTGCACCTGGTGGCCCAGACGCCGTGCTCGATCGGCTACAGCGGAATGGCCTACGCAACCCCCGAGGTCACGATGCCCTGCGTCATGGGCAGCGCCGGCGAGTCGTGCGTCGCCCCCTCGATCGAGACGGCGCTCGACGGCAGCTACCCGATCGCCCGGCCCCTGCTCATGTACACCTCCGGTAGTCCGGCGGGCGCGGTCAAGACCTATCTCGACTGGGTGCTGGGCGATGCCGGGCAGTGCATCATGCTGGAGCTGGGCTACACCCCGGCGATGCCCGCCGAGTGCGTACAGTAGCCCGGGATAAGGACGCCTGATCGGCCCTCAATGAATCCGCAGGCGCTCGCCCGCTCGCGCGACTTCGACCACCGCGGCCGCGCCTGGTACGCAGACCGCGCGGTGACGGTGTTCGTCTTCATCGGCGGCACTTCGGCGATCCTCTTCATCGGCGGGATCTTCGCCTTCATCGCGCGCGAAGGCCTCGGGTTCGTGTTCACCGAGTTCGACGCGGGCGAGTTTTTCGGCTCCATCGCCTGGCGGCCCACCTCGGCGGTGGATGCCACCTACGGCGCACTGGCGCTCATCGTGGGGACGGCGAGCATTACGGGGCTGGCGATGGTGGTGTCGATCCCCTTCTCGCTGGCGGCCGCCGTGTTCATCGGTGAATTCGCGCGCGGCCGGGTGCGCGAAACGCTCAAGGTGCTCGTCGAGCTGCTCGCGGCCATCCCCTCCGTCGTGTGGGGTTTCATCGGCTTCAGCATCATGAACTCGCTGATCATCGACTTCTTCGACGTTCCCATCGGGCTGAACGTCCTGAACGCGGGGATCATCCTGGGGCTGATGGCGGCCCCCATCATGACCACCATCGCCGAAGACGCCCTCAAGGCGGTCCCGGACGGCTATCGGGAAGCAGCCGAAGCGCTGGGCGCCACCCGCTGGCAAGTGATTCGCAAGGTGGTGATTCCCGCGGCGAAGAACGGCCTGGTGGCGGCGGTGCTGCTGGGCGTGGGACGAGGGTTCGGCGAGACCATGGTCGTGCTCATGGCCAGCGGCCACTCCATCAACCTCCCGGACAGCGTGTTCGACTCCGTGCGCGCGCTCACCGCCACCATTGCGGCGGAACTGGGCGAGACGGCCGTCGGCTCCGATCACTTCCGGGCGCTCTTCACGCTGGGCATCCTGCTCTTCCTGGTGACCTTCGCGATCAACCTGGCCGCCGATACCATCATGCGCGGGATCCGCAGGAAGGGGGAGCGGGGGCGCCCATGACCGGTACGGCGGCCCCGTTGTTCGCGGGCACCTCGCTGAACGCGCGCGACCGGAAGGTCGAGTGGCTGGTGCGCGTTCTGCTCGGACTGATGACCGCGCTGCTCATCCTGCCGGTCGTGATCATCATGGCACTGCTGGTGGTAGAGGGCGGCCCCGTCATCTCCTGGGAGTTTCTTACCACGCCGCCGGTGGACGGCATGACCGCCGGGGGCATTCTACCCGCGCTGGTGGGGACGGTGTGGCTGGTGGTCGTGGCGCTGATCGCGTCCGTGCCCGTGGGGGTGGCGGCCGCCGTCTACCTGAGCGAATACGCCCCCGACAACTGGCTCACGCGCGCCATAAACCTCGCGATCATCAACCTGGCGGGGGTGCCGTCGATCGTGCACGCCCTGTTCGGGGTGGGCGCCTTCGTGCTCTTCTTCCGCTTCGGCACGAGCATTCTGGCGGCCAGCCTCACCCTGGCGGTGATGACGCTCCCGGTCGTCATCGTGTCCACCCGCGAGTCGCTGCAGGCGGTGCCGCGAGCCTTCCGGGAAGCCTGCTGGAACATGGGCGCAACCCGCTGGCAGACCATTCGCCGCATCGTGCTGCCCAACGCCCTCAGCGGCATCCTCACGGGCATCATCCTGGAGGTGTCGCGCACCTCGGGAGAGACCGCTCCCATCATGTTCACCGGCGCGGCTTTCTTCCTTCCCTTCCTGCCCCAGGGCGTCCTGGACCAGACCATGGCCATGTCGCTGCACCTGTTCGTCATCGCCACTCAGGTACCGGACGCGCCGGAAGCGCTGCCGTTCGGCGTGGCGCTTGTGCTGATTTCCATGGTGCTGGCAATGAACGCGCTCTCCATCGCCTTTCGCGTGTACGTGCGCGGGAGAAAGAAATGGTAGCGGG
Encoded here:
- a CDS encoding phosphate ABC transporter substrate-binding protein — its product is MRRSMSTLLSILVIACGGRAENGARAVIQNKGSDTLITVAQAWAEAYSAVDAEVAVAVSGGGSGTGISAMINGTVDIANSSRKMTSREIEAARANGNDPVEHLVGHDALAVYVHRDNPVGRLTLDQLAGIYGENGTIERWSQLDVQVPGCASDEIVRVSRQNNSGTFAYFREAVLDNEDFKLGSHDMHGSKDVVHLVAQTPCSIGYSGMAYATPEVTMPCVMGSAGESCVAPSIETALDGSYPIARPLLMYTSGSPAGAVKTYLDWVLGDAGQCIMLELGYTPAMPAECVQ
- the pstC gene encoding phosphate ABC transporter permease subunit PstC, with translation MNPQALARSRDFDHRGRAWYADRAVTVFVFIGGTSAILFIGGIFAFIAREGLGFVFTEFDAGEFFGSIAWRPTSAVDATYGALALIVGTASITGLAMVVSIPFSLAAAVFIGEFARGRVRETLKVLVELLAAIPSVVWGFIGFSIMNSLIIDFFDVPIGLNVLNAGIILGLMAAPIMTTIAEDALKAVPDGYREAAEALGATRWQVIRKVVIPAAKNGLVAAVLLGVGRGFGETMVVLMASGHSINLPDSVFDSVRALTATIAAELGETAVGSDHFRALFTLGILLFLVTFAINLAADTIMRGIRRKGERGRP
- the pstA gene encoding phosphate ABC transporter permease PstA; protein product: MTGTAAPLFAGTSLNARDRKVEWLVRVLLGLMTALLILPVVIIMALLVVEGGPVISWEFLTTPPVDGMTAGGILPALVGTVWLVVVALIASVPVGVAAAVYLSEYAPDNWLTRAINLAIINLAGVPSIVHALFGVGAFVLFFRFGTSILAASLTLAVMTLPVVIVSTRESLQAVPRAFREACWNMGATRWQTIRRIVLPNALSGILTGIILEVSRTSGETAPIMFTGAAFFLPFLPQGVLDQTMAMSLHLFVIATQVPDAPEALPFGVALVLISMVLAMNALSIAFRVYVRGRKKW